GCGGCCTTGGAAGGTCAGTTATTGCCGCGAAACTATTAGGACGGACATAAGGGCCTATGGCAAAGGAAGATCTGATCGAGTTTTCCGGGACCGTCGTCGAATTGCTTCCGAACGCGATGTTCCGGGTGAAGCTCGACAACGATCACGAGGTTCTGGCGCACACCTCCGGCAAGATGCGTAAGAACCGGATTCGCGTCCTGGCGGGCGACCGCGTCAATGTGGAAATGACGCCGTACGACCTGACCAAGGGCCGCA
The nucleotide sequence above comes from Azospirillum sp. TSA2s. Encoded proteins:
- the infA gene encoding translation initiation factor IF-1, giving the protein MAKEDLIEFSGTVVELLPNAMFRVKLDNDHEVLAHTSGKMRKNRIRVLAGDRVNVEMTPYDLTKGRITFRFK